In Silene latifolia isolate original U9 population chromosome 3, ASM4854445v1, whole genome shotgun sequence, a single window of DNA contains:
- the LOC141649062 gene encoding uncharacterized protein LOC141649062 — protein MDYLTRMLMYAAAKYRFKYHPLCKQLRVTNLMFADDVLMFSHGDADSMMLMLKSFSSFSKASGLKVSPSKSNVYFNGVRDDLKNEFLSVSGFKEGTLPFKYLGMPIQTTRLKKKDCECLVDKICNRIHSYGARKFSYAGRLTLVKHVLNTLHSYWASVFVLPKGVILRIEAICRNFLWDGSAEYRRSPLVAWDTICRPKQEGGLGLKNQELWNIAMVGRLVDWVATNKESLWVNWVKANYLKGRNWQEYIPTSNSSWVWRRICRVKQRLAAGYVQGTWQVQPSGYTPAGCYEWLRGTQPTVEWSKAIWDNWSLPKHRFLGWLIAHNSLHTNSRLMRFGMDVDGQCVLCGLAEETQQHLFFACDYSRRVLQAVMDCTGLKLPEDDILHWCVHSSGMKVQRGVKVALVMTSLYQVWQQRNKCRVEQVLMRPRCLAQWISEDMRKRIRERDKSRMTTHELDWLGNLKFT, from the coding sequence ATGGATTACTTGACCAGAATGCTTATGTATGCTGCAGCCAAATACCGGTTCAAGTACCATCCTTTATGCAAGCAGTTGAGAGTCACAAAtttaatgtttgcagatgatgttTTGATGTTCAGTCATGGGGATGCTGATTCAATGATGCTTATGCTGAAATCTTTTTCCTCTTTCTCAAAAGCTTCAGGACTTAAAGTGAGCCCAAGTAAGTCCAATGTCTACTTTAATGGAGTGCGAGATGATCTCAAGAATGAATTCCTAAGTGTGTCTGGTTTTAAGGAGGGTACGCTACCTTTCAAGTACCTAGGGATGCCCATTCAGACTACTAGGCTCAAGAAGAAGGACTGTGAATGTTTGGTGGACAAAATTTGCAATAGAATACACAGTTATGGTGCAAGGAAGTTCTCGTATGCTGGAAGGTTAACACTGGTTAAACATGTTTTGAATACGTTGCATTCATATTGGGCCTCTGTTTTCGTTCTCCCTAAGGGAGTCATTCTGAGAATAGAAGCCATATGCAGGAATTTTCTATGGGATGGCAGTGCAGAGTATAGGCGCTCTCCTTTAGTTGCTTGGGATACAATTTGCAGACCAAAGCAAGAAGGGGGCTTGGGGCTTAAAAATCAGGAATTATGGAATATAGCAATGGTTGGAAGACTTGTGGATTGGGTAGCTACAAACAAGGAGTCCTTATGGGTGAATTGGGTGAAAGCTAACTATCTGAAAGGGAGGAATTGGCAGGAATACATTCCAACAAGCAATTCCAGTTGGGTGTGGAGGAGGATATGCAGAGTGAAGCAGAGACTAGCAGCTGGGTATGTGCAAGGGACATGGCAGGTTCAACCATCTGGGTACACCCCGGCTGGTTGTTATGAGTGGCTCAGAGGGACACAACCCACAGTGGAGTGGTCCAAAGCTATTTGGGATAACTGGAGCTTACCTAAACATCGGTTCCTGGGATGGCTTATTGCTCACAACTCGTTGCATACAAATAGTAGACTCATGAGATTTGGTATGGATGTTGATGGACAATGTGTCCTGTGTGGGTTAGCAGAGGAGACGCAGCAGCACTTATTTTTCGCGTGTGACTACAGTAGGAGAGTCCTACAGGCAGTGATGGACTGTACTGGTCTAAAACTTCCTGAGGATGACATCTTGCATTGGTGTGTTCATAGCTCTGGCATGAAAGTTCAGCGAGGGGTGAAGGTTGCTTTGGTAATGACTAGTTTGTATCAAGTATGGCAACAAAGGAATAAGTGTAGAGTGGAGCAGGTTCTGATGAGGCCTCGATGCTTGGCTCAATGGATCAGTGAAGATATGAGgaagagaataagggaaagagATAAGAGTCGGATGACTACTCATGAGCTAGATTGGTTAGGCAATTTAAAATTTACCTAG